Proteins encoded in a region of the Planococcus shixiaomingii genome:
- a CDS encoding putative holin-like toxin, giving the protein MVTYDAMNMLFQFGIFLTAAITAVVAIIAIAINKKK; this is encoded by the coding sequence ATGGTGACTTACGATGCGATGAATATGCTATTTCAATTTGGCATATTTCTCACTGCAGCAATAACTGCTGTAGTGGCAATCATCGCAATTGCCATCAACAAAAAAAAGTAA
- a CDS encoding GIY-YIG nuclease family protein, which translates to MKMQNDKTVMIYFPDSDRASSLKVIQNPTSQIRGFYFTKSQIPKIEALDYANNHAVYFLFSDLEEPSVYIGQSINGISRIKSHLREKDFWRFGVLFVTDNNSFDRVSIDFLEYYFIQKFAKTQYNLENTDRRNNAPNLNLFNRSVLKGFADHIEFLLEALGISFNSIEIINEDVQYFNAPGSIQARIYLQDGKFVLHKGSIIKQPVTSSKEWNDGGRFYRRYMRYFETYIGSSQAELLNDQTARLLKDIEFTSPSTPANLCNGHNNNGWKFWVGLEEKREETMG; encoded by the coding sequence ATGAAAATGCAAAATGACAAGACAGTAATGATATATTTTCCAGATTCAGACCGCGCTTCTTCATTAAAAGTAATACAAAATCCGACAAGCCAGATAAGAGGTTTTTACTTTACCAAAAGCCAAATTCCAAAAATAGAGGCACTAGATTATGCTAATAATCACGCAGTATACTTCCTGTTTTCAGATTTAGAAGAACCAAGCGTTTATATCGGCCAATCTATTAACGGTATTTCTCGAATAAAATCACATTTAAGAGAAAAAGATTTTTGGCGGTTCGGAGTATTATTTGTTACTGATAACAATAGTTTCGATAGAGTTAGTATCGATTTTCTGGAATATTACTTTATTCAAAAATTCGCAAAGACTCAATACAATTTGGAAAACACAGATCGTCGCAACAATGCTCCTAATTTAAATCTTTTCAATCGATCTGTATTAAAAGGGTTTGCAGATCACATTGAATTCTTATTAGAAGCTCTTGGTATATCTTTTAATTCAATTGAGATTATTAACGAGGATGTTCAATATTTTAATGCACCGGGCTCTATTCAAGCTAGAATTTATCTCCAAGATGGAAAATTTGTATTGCATAAAGGTTCAATAATAAAACAACCAGTCACAAGTTCAAAAGAATGGAACGATGGAGGACGTTTTTATAGACGCTATATGCGCTACTTTGAAACATATATTGGATCTAGTCAAGCAGAGTTATTAAATGATCAAACTGCACGGTTGTTAAAAGATATAGAATTTACAAGCCCAAGTACACCTGCTAATTTATGCAATGGACATAATAATAACGGATGGAAATTCTGGGTAGGACTTGAGGAAAAAAGAGAAGAAACTATGGGATAA
- a CDS encoding M20/M25/M40 family metallo-hydrolase translates to MKNWNRLFVRQGFLFQEVSDGRFDCREETTENIEFLLETLDELFVSYTFANGLLKIYREAILEEEWLKAVDIEWRGRTEMLSFDVPPLKQLDTYMAGFVRQLNRLGLATMYCCDGHGKRLPQIGFARDVDMELVEKVLNVIGVPKWQKRNQNVSLRLERHQLLDLAEILSALSSEMISESIDELSKQLFFKNLEECLLIDGESGNEGAIRGHVLEKMKPLVDRVTLDQKGNILAQKVYGQGSGPVILLNAHLDTVCGFEENREIVKDGTIWTSSYGILGADDRAGVAVLLELAKRLTKFGFNGTVKFIFTVEEEIGLKGAKEVAEYFLWDVDAAFVVDRRGTGDIVTSCGGSINFCDEAFGTFVEEVAKNANLESWHCTAGGSSDTRIWASHGIQSVNLSVGYMNEHTEDEVLDVEACYGTFKLLSRVFEEANELKRTVREIKRKEIKV, encoded by the coding sequence ATGAAAAACTGGAATCGCTTATTCGTTAGACAAGGGTTTTTATTTCAGGAGGTTAGTGATGGAAGATTCGATTGCCGAGAAGAAACAACTGAAAACATCGAGTTTCTGTTGGAGACGCTGGATGAACTTTTTGTTAGTTATACTTTCGCTAATGGTTTGCTCAAAATTTACAGGGAGGCTATTCTAGAAGAAGAATGGCTAAAGGCAGTGGACATTGAATGGAGAGGCCGGACTGAGATGCTTTCCTTTGATGTTCCGCCACTCAAGCAATTGGATACTTATATGGCTGGTTTTGTGCGCCAATTGAACCGGTTGGGTTTGGCTACCATGTATTGCTGTGACGGCCATGGCAAAAGGCTTCCTCAGATAGGCTTTGCCCGCGATGTTGATATGGAATTAGTGGAAAAGGTATTGAATGTTATAGGAGTCCCTAAATGGCAAAAGAGAAATCAAAATGTAAGTTTACGTCTGGAGCGGCATCAACTTCTTGATTTAGCAGAAATATTAAGTGCGCTATCCTCTGAAATGATAAGCGAAAGTATAGATGAGCTTAGTAAACAGCTGTTCTTTAAGAATCTTGAAGAATGTTTATTAATCGATGGGGAAAGCGGCAATGAAGGCGCAATACGTGGACATGTATTAGAAAAAATGAAACCGCTTGTTGACAGAGTAACTCTTGATCAGAAAGGTAACATCCTGGCGCAAAAAGTATATGGGCAGGGAAGTGGACCGGTTATTCTATTGAATGCTCACTTGGATACTGTTTGTGGATTTGAGGAAAATCGAGAAATTGTTAAAGATGGAACTATATGGACTAGTAGCTATGGAATTTTAGGAGCAGATGACAGAGCAGGGGTTGCGGTCTTGTTGGAACTGGCAAAGCGGCTTACGAAGTTCGGTTTTAATGGAACAGTGAAATTTATTTTCACGGTTGAAGAGGAAATCGGATTAAAAGGCGCTAAGGAAGTTGCGGAATACTTTTTATGGGATGTGGACGCAGCGTTTGTCGTAGACCGGCGGGGGACTGGAGACATCGTCACATCGTGCGGAGGATCTATAAATTTCTGCGACGAAGCATTTGGAACTTTTGTTGAGGAAGTAGCCAAAAATGCAAATTTGGAAAGCTGGCATTGCACAGCTGGTGGAAGCAGCGATACGAGGATCTGGGCGTCTCATGGCATCCAAAGCGTGAATCTGTCTGTCGGCTACATGAACGAGCATACTGAGGATGAAGTGTTGGACGTTGAAGCTTGCTATGGAACGTTCAAATTACTAAGCAGGGTCTTTGAAGAAGCAAACGAGTTAAAAAGAACAGTTCGAGAAATTAAGCGAAAAGAGATAAAAGTTTAA
- a CDS encoding tetratricopeptide repeat protein, with product MRYMDMSLEELEDQDRLLHSRQEIDEATLYRKRIELYGAMRSHFRKTRKLNEEDQSILDDITERLAFNLIHFGTYIKMADKKESFLAISSLEKALQYAPKNPVAAYRLGFLFYRRSDFDNALKYFRMAISNQRLGKDKMLLNERQVIHAHTYLTNSALHIAKQTQDTLEELSGAEVEQLPGYEFSRLFESLNENDSYLRNHAFYRETKEGRTTCSKQDCEDFAFDPPQNTIVLYFGDSETSLNFNDKAVSLSKRPSDLLRFLLTSSSAASPASVADVKGFFGDLKVDEELRWDTYRQAVRRLREELKACFVPSVVETVQGSKSYYFNGSLPFIILYRVEDEIE from the coding sequence ATGCGGTATATGGACATGTCTTTAGAAGAGCTAGAAGATCAGGACCGGTTGCTTCATAGCCGGCAAGAAATTGATGAAGCAACATTGTACCGGAAAAGAATAGAGCTATATGGTGCTATGAGAAGCCACTTTCGAAAAACGAGAAAATTGAATGAGGAAGACCAAAGCATTCTTGATGATATAACTGAGCGCTTGGCTTTCAATTTGATCCATTTTGGCACCTATATTAAAATGGCCGATAAAAAAGAATCATTTCTCGCTATTAGTAGTCTTGAAAAAGCCTTGCAATATGCCCCGAAGAATCCGGTGGCTGCCTATCGATTAGGATTCCTTTTCTATAGAAGGAGCGATTTTGATAATGCTCTCAAGTATTTCCGGATGGCTATTTCCAATCAGCGGTTAGGCAAAGACAAAATGCTGTTGAACGAAAGGCAAGTCATTCACGCTCATACATATTTAACGAACAGTGCGCTGCATATTGCGAAACAGACTCAGGATACCTTGGAGGAGCTGTCAGGTGCGGAAGTTGAGCAGTTGCCCGGCTATGAGTTCTCCAGACTTTTTGAGAGTTTAAACGAAAATGACAGCTACTTAAGAAACCATGCGTTTTATCGAGAAACAAAAGAAGGCAGAACAACTTGTTCAAAACAAGACTGTGAGGATTTTGCATTTGATCCTCCACAAAATACAATTGTTCTGTATTTTGGTGATTCGGAGACAAGCCTTAACTTCAATGACAAAGCCGTTTCACTAAGCAAGCGGCCGAGTGACCTTTTGCGTTTTTTATTAACTAGCAGTTCCGCTGCCTCACCAGCAAGTGTTGCCGATGTAAAAGGATTTTTTGGAGACTTAAAGGTTGACGAAGAGTTGCGATGGGATACATACAGGCAAGCCGTTCGAAGGTTAAGAGAAGAACTAAAGGCTTGTTTTGTTCCCTCTGTGGTTGAAACAGTGCAAGGTAGCAAATCCTATTATTTCAATGGTTCTCTTCCTTTTATCATTCTCTACAGAGTAGAAGATGAAATTGAATAA
- a CDS encoding methyltransferase domain-containing protein, which translates to MSKVKEKNLQLVNDYFDKLSLEPSLSEEEFKGLLEKDFWQLSNDFQLAREKVTVENQEEVYEIKNSNLDFSLAVAKSLADFYKQYCNWFISINRQSPSRILDIGCDNGVLTCFYAYIYPEAEVIGVDKSEAGIQCAKQLAMKLGLTNIDFQQADFHKLNEIFPFEYFDFVISVRTLHEVMRSIPVPIYWSYEDVLNNRPLHMDTYYMKVIERLITKDGEYFSTERLENPAAVGQWAKLLKDADLQLDWSTTNFINFHENGKPNKMPVIVANKKESKFSIIDGLKYLYTRDQNLMLKEHTSFKSVAAEVVFNDISSKNIEIGYFLTLNHEWYKMRFEIWKTEEYFLIYGSGNMGYRQLEIMPVDDYVKAKNKLEKLIERYKTQSEVERYSNIKERDLIEKNLI; encoded by the coding sequence GTGAGTAAAGTCAAAGAAAAAAACCTGCAACTTGTAAATGACTATTTTGATAAGCTTTCGTTAGAACCGAGTTTAAGTGAGGAAGAATTTAAGGGGTTATTAGAGAAAGATTTTTGGCAGTTATCAAATGATTTTCAATTAGCAAGAGAAAAGGTAACTGTAGAAAACCAAGAAGAAGTTTACGAAATAAAAAATTCTAATTTGGATTTTAGTTTAGCAGTAGCAAAATCTTTAGCAGATTTTTATAAACAATACTGTAATTGGTTTATCTCCATAAATCGCCAATCTCCTTCGCGAATATTGGATATCGGATGCGATAATGGAGTTCTTACGTGTTTCTATGCCTATATTTATCCGGAAGCAGAAGTTATCGGGGTTGATAAGTCTGAAGCAGGCATACAGTGTGCCAAACAATTAGCTATGAAGTTAGGATTGACCAACATAGACTTTCAGCAAGCTGATTTTCATAAACTTAATGAGATTTTCCCGTTTGAATATTTTGATTTTGTTATCTCTGTTCGTACTTTACACGAGGTTATGAGAAGTATTCCTGTCCCCATCTATTGGTCGTATGAAGATGTTTTGAATAACAGACCACTCCATATGGATACATACTACATGAAAGTAATCGAACGATTAATTACAAAAGATGGGGAGTACTTCTCAACAGAACGTTTGGAAAATCCTGCTGCCGTTGGGCAATGGGCAAAGTTGTTAAAAGATGCTGACCTTCAGTTGGACTGGAGTACCACAAATTTTATTAATTTTCATGAGAATGGAAAGCCAAATAAAATGCCTGTTATTGTTGCAAATAAGAAAGAGAGCAAGTTTTCTATAATAGATGGTTTGAAATATTTATATACAAGAGATCAAAATCTAATGCTTAAAGAACATACCTCATTTAAAAGTGTAGCAGCTGAAGTAGTATTTAATGATATTTCGTCAAAAAATATTGAAATCGGTTACTTCTTAACGCTTAATCATGAGTGGTATAAAATGAGGTTTGAAATTTGGAAAACTGAAGAGTACTTTTTAATATATGGTTCAGGCAATATGGGATATCGCCAGCTCGAGATAATGCCGGTTGATGATTATGTTAAAGCAAAGAATAAATTAGAAAAATTAATAGAGCGATACAAAACCCAATCAGAAGTAGAGCGGTATTCAAATATTAAAGAAAGAGATTTAATCGAAAAGAACTTAATATAA
- a CDS encoding type I restriction-modification system subunit M/S, with amino-acid sequence MSNEKSLWTLLDNVRDILIPEDTIELLAISSLLGYLDQHPVYSESFNFKSVLKDSSKVKMNLRSMLEKAEEIPALKGVFPELKVLGKIKSAELSKFLYDFSSITNNSTHYGEWLDQAQQSLGHFRGRGGAEHTSPKTINKIALSMLDPRNGSFYDGVAGLGGGLVEAKKHSDALKVYGQEIDPRTCALSKIRMFLYGIEDADLRQGNVLTAPAFVEGNHVQQFDFVFMDAPFGALLQTNEALANDPYQRFVYGVPSKRSGDLAFISHALASLKEKGKGIVVVIDGTLYRGGADAAIRKNIISSDIIEAVVSLPARLYENTVLPVNIIYFNREKSPNRRGKILFVNAADNFTEEQRQKRVLSYDAIQQITETVKSGQEKKDFSKWILNEDIKDGNLLPSRYLVASEMYIAGHGHVKIFQDKLNNVKTAALKEKADFFTGFNVVSKNKESAEGKYRIIKISDVQDGKLLLDTISRYDIENNARVEKYKLEKGDVILSIRGQALKTAIILEDEENLLLSQNFIGIRCGKQLHPEFLKTYLESPVAQFLLASKLSGTTVPTLSRKDIKELEIPYLPLSEQQAAVEAFKSKTTLIELKLEELQQELKKAKSHVYEQMGIGEAFELTD; translated from the coding sequence TTGAGCAATGAAAAATCGTTATGGACCTTGTTGGATAATGTCAGGGACATCTTGATTCCAGAAGATACGATAGAGCTTCTCGCAATCTCTTCCTTGCTTGGCTATTTGGACCAGCATCCCGTTTATTCCGAAAGCTTCAATTTCAAAAGTGTTTTAAAAGACAGCTCGAAGGTCAAAATGAATTTGCGAAGCATGTTGGAAAAAGCAGAAGAAATTCCGGCGTTAAAGGGAGTTTTTCCGGAACTGAAAGTTCTAGGCAAGATCAAGTCGGCAGAGCTTTCAAAGTTTCTTTATGATTTCTCATCCATCACTAACAATAGCACCCATTATGGTGAATGGTTGGACCAAGCGCAACAAAGCCTGGGGCATTTCAGGGGAAGAGGCGGAGCGGAACATACTTCTCCCAAAACCATCAATAAAATCGCGTTGTCCATGTTGGATCCCCGAAATGGAAGTTTCTACGATGGGGTAGCGGGACTCGGCGGCGGTTTAGTCGAAGCGAAAAAGCATTCGGATGCATTAAAAGTATATGGACAAGAAATCGATCCGAGAACGTGCGCGCTTTCAAAAATTAGGATGTTTCTGTATGGAATTGAAGACGCAGATCTTCGGCAAGGAAACGTCTTAACTGCACCGGCATTTGTTGAAGGCAACCATGTACAGCAATTTGATTTTGTTTTCATGGACGCCCCTTTTGGCGCATTACTGCAAACGAACGAAGCTCTTGCAAATGATCCTTATCAGCGTTTTGTTTATGGGGTGCCTTCTAAGCGGAGCGGCGATTTGGCATTCATCTCGCATGCACTTGCTTCATTGAAAGAAAAGGGCAAGGGAATTGTCGTTGTAATTGATGGAACGCTATACAGAGGCGGAGCGGATGCGGCTATCCGGAAGAATATCATTTCTTCCGATATCATCGAAGCAGTTGTTTCCTTGCCAGCTAGGCTCTACGAAAACACTGTATTGCCAGTGAATATCATTTATTTCAATAGAGAAAAGAGCCCAAATCGAAGAGGAAAGATATTATTCGTTAATGCGGCCGACAATTTCACAGAAGAACAGCGCCAGAAACGGGTTTTATCGTATGATGCGATTCAGCAGATTACAGAAACAGTAAAGAGCGGTCAGGAAAAAAAAGACTTCAGCAAATGGATCCTTAATGAAGATATTAAAGACGGGAATTTATTGCCGAGCCGCTATTTGGTTGCCAGTGAAATGTATATTGCAGGGCATGGGCATGTGAAAATCTTTCAGGACAAGTTAAATAATGTAAAGACGGCAGCTTTAAAGGAAAAGGCGGATTTCTTTACCGGCTTTAACGTCGTGTCGAAGAATAAGGAAAGCGCAGAAGGAAAGTACCGGATTATCAAAATTTCAGATGTACAGGACGGGAAGCTACTCCTAGACACTATTTCCAGATATGACATCGAAAATAACGCCAGAGTGGAGAAATACAAACTGGAAAAAGGGGACGTCATCCTATCAATCAGAGGGCAGGCATTAAAAACGGCCATCATTCTGGAAGATGAAGAGAACTTGCTGCTCTCCCAAAACTTTATAGGCATTCGCTGCGGCAAACAGCTGCATCCGGAATTCCTGAAAACATATTTGGAAAGTCCGGTCGCCCAGTTTTTATTGGCCAGCAAATTGTCCGGCACAACAGTGCCTACTTTGAGCAGGAAAGATATAAAGGAACTTGAGATACCGTATTTGCCATTGTCAGAACAACAAGCGGCAGTTGAAGCGTTTAAATCGAAAACAACCCTAATTGAACTGAAGCTTGAAGAGCTTCAACAAGAATTGAAAAAAGCAAAATCGCACGTCTACGAACAAATGGGAATTGGCGAAGCGTTTGAACTGACAGATTGA